The Chaetodon trifascialis isolate fChaTrf1 chromosome 17, fChaTrf1.hap1, whole genome shotgun sequence genome has a segment encoding these proteins:
- the smap2 gene encoding stromal membrane-associated protein 2 — MMTGKSVKDVDRYQAVLNSLLALEENKYCADCESKGPRWASWNLGIFICIRCAGIHRNLGVHISKVKSVNLDQWTQEQVQCVQEMGNAKAKRLYEAFLPECFQRPETDQSAEIFIRDKYDKKKYMDKVIDIQMLRKEKSCDNIPKEPVVFEKMKLKKDVSPKTDSQSVTDLLGLDAPAPSPAVSNGGGCVPDSNESPVVSNPALAQSALDLFSSLPAPSSASSTKTTPVSSSMPQSRVTASVPENLSLFLDPAPKAEEGTVKKLSKDSILSLYASTPSVHASSMATHGLYMNQMGYPTHPYGSYHSLAQAGGMGGAMMTSQMAIMGQQPSAMIGVQQNSMMGQQNGLMGAQGVMAQPSGVMASPYMTGMTQGMMGQPQSGMMVQQQSGMMGQQQSGMIGQQQSGMMVQQQSGMMGQQQVGGLPHQHVYGVQHAQQLQWNITQMTQHMAGVNLYNTNGMMGYSSQQMGGSTTPSSAHMTAHVWK; from the exons GTCCAAGATGGGCATCTTGGAATCTGGGCATCTTCATCTGCATCCGCTGTGCCGGTATCCATCGAAACCTGGGGGTGCATATCTCCAAGGTCAAGTCTGTAAATCTGGACCAGTGGACGCAGGAGCAGGTCCAG TGTGTTCAGGAGATGGGAAATGCCAAAGCAAAGCGTCTCTACGAGGCTTTCTTACCTGAGTGCTTCCAGCGGCCGGAGACAGACCAGTCTGCAGAGATCTTCATCAGGGACAAGTATGATAAGAAGAAGTACATGGATAAGGTCATTGACATCCAGATGCTCAGG aaagaaaagagctgTGACAACATACCCAAGGAACCAGTTGTGTTTGAGAAGATGAAATTG aaaaaagacGTCAGCCCGAAGACAGATTCCCAGTCTGTTACGGACCTGCTTGGATTAG ATGCCCCTGCTCCAAGTCCTGCAGTGTCTAATGGCGGAGGATGTGTTCCAGACAGTAATGAGAGCCCAGTGGTATCTAATCCAGCTCTGGCACAGTCTGCACTGGATCTCTTCAGCTCCCTGCCAGcaccctcctctgcttcctccactAAAACCACG CCTGTTTCCAGCTCCATGCCCCAGAGCAGAGTGACTGCCTCAGTGCCTGAAAACCTCAGTCTGTTCCTGGATCCGGCTCCCAAAGCAGAGGAGGGCACTGTCAAGAAACTGTCCAAGGACTCAATTCTCTCCTTGTATGCCTCCACCCCCTCAGTGCATGCAAGCAGTATGGCTACTCACG GCTTGTACATGAACCAAATGGGATACCCGACACACCCCTATGGGTCATACCATTCTTTAGCCCAGGCAGGGGGAATGGGAGGTgccatgatgacatcacagatgGCCATAATGGGACAGCAACCAAGCGCCATGATTGGAGTTCAACAGAACAGCATGATGGGACAGCAGAATGGCTTAATGGGTGCCCAGGGTGTCATGGCCCAGCCAAGTGGCGTCATGGCATCACCCTACATGACGGGGATGACACAGGGCATGATGGGACAGCCTCAAAGCGGAATGATggtacagcagcagagtgggatgatgggacagcagcagagtgggaTGATaggacagcagcagagcgggatgatggtgcagcagcagagcgggATGATGGGACAGCAGCAGGTTGGAGGTTTACCTCATCAGCATGTGTATGGAGTGCAACATGCCCAGCAGCTCCAGTGGAACATtactcag ATGACTCAGCACATGGCTGGCGTGAATCTCTACAACACGAACGGCATGATGGGATACAGCAGTCAACAAATGGGAGGCTCGACAACTCCAAGCTCAGCGCACATGACAGCACATGTTTGGAAATGA